The following proteins are encoded in a genomic region of Candidatus Diapherotrites archaeon:
- a CDS encoding thioredoxin family protein encodes MAFEIKPNNPVTIAVVLVIIIGAILVVESTKSRPFWAGGNASDGNSSAAPVLGASGPQAPELRGLTGYINTSSDISVADLKGKVVMVDFWTYSCINCIRTLPYLAAWDKKYRDKGLVIIGVHTPEFDFEKNIGNVREAVKKFGIEYPVVLDSDYATWNAYQNHWWPHKYLIDKSGVIRFDHIGEGGYDETEQQIVELLSENGPKVEMNPDDAGMPPEQTDFAGIGTPEIYLGYDFARQGLGNEEGFVPEQTVSYSFPDNRDFSANLVFLEGDWKNNSDNVQLESDTGKVALKFKAKNANIVAGSPNGSVLSVSVGGKPVSTENAGDDAVQDENFVVHVNEQRLYNLVSAQDYAEKTLVFDVKGNGFELYTFTFG; translated from the coding sequence ATGGCTTTTGAGATCAAACCCAACAATCCAGTGACAATCGCGGTTGTCCTGGTCATAATAATCGGCGCAATCCTTGTCGTCGAGTCGACGAAAAGCAGGCCGTTCTGGGCGGGCGGAAACGCATCCGATGGCAATTCTTCCGCGGCACCGGTTTTGGGGGCGTCCGGGCCGCAGGCGCCCGAACTTCGCGGACTTACGGGCTACATAAACACTTCTTCCGACATAAGCGTTGCAGACCTGAAAGGCAAGGTTGTCATGGTGGACTTCTGGACCTATTCTTGCATCAACTGCATCCGCACGCTTCCATACCTTGCCGCGTGGGACAAAAAATACCGCGACAAGGGCCTTGTAATCATAGGCGTGCATACTCCTGAGTTCGATTTTGAAAAAAACATCGGCAACGTGCGCGAGGCGGTCAAAAAATTCGGAATCGAATACCCCGTTGTTTTGGACAGCGATTATGCGACGTGGAATGCATACCAAAACCACTGGTGGCCGCACAAGTACCTGATTGACAAGAGCGGCGTAATCCGCTTCGACCACATCGGCGAAGGCGGCTATGACGAAACGGAACAGCAGATAGTTGAACTGCTGTCAGAAAACGGGCCGAAGGTCGAAATGAACCCCGATGATGCCGGCATGCCCCCGGAACAAACCGATTTTGCCGGCATAGGCACGCCCGAAATCTACCTCGGCTACGATTTTGCGCGGCAGGGCCTCGGCAACGAGGAAGGTTTCGTGCCAGAACAAACGGTTTCCTATTCATTTCCGGATAACCGCGACTTTTCCGCAAACCTTGTTTTCCTTGAAGGCGACTGGAAAAACAATTCCGACAACGTGCAGCTTGAATCCGACACGGGAAAGGTTGCGCTGAAATTCAAGGCGAAAAACGCGAATATCGTTGCGGGCTCGCCGAACGGCTCGGTTTTGTCGGTTTCGGTTGGCGGAAAGCCGGTTTCAACGGAAAACGCCGGGGACGATGCCGTGCAGGATGAAAACTTTGTAGTGCACGTAAACGAACAGCGCCTGTACAATCTCGTTTCCGCACAGGACTACGCGGAAAAAACCCTTGTCTTCGACGTGAAAGGAAATGGGTTTGAGCTGTACACTTTCACGTTCGGGTGA
- a CDS encoding cytochrome C biogenesis protein: MAEPGFLIAFLAGLASFLSPCVFPLIPAYLTFLGGTSLDEVKAHAPGVRKKIFLNSILFVLGFAVVFSLLGVLLQSVLLNVAYDVRTYLGYVGGIVIIFFGLVLLGIIKIDALQAPHTLKLKKAKSGNAQYGFSFLFGAAFAVGWTPCVGPILGTILTLAATKPETAFPLMLTYSVGLGIPFLLAGFFFSRATRFIERISPWLKWFNLIFGVLLIILGILVFTNQLGVIANLWVPQDMLVGG, from the coding sequence ATGGCTGAACCCGGGTTTTTGATAGCGTTCCTTGCGGGCCTCGCCTCTTTTTTGAGTCCGTGCGTGTTCCCGCTGATTCCCGCATACCTGACGTTTTTGGGCGGGACAAGCCTTGACGAAGTGAAGGCGCACGCGCCCGGCGTGAGAAAAAAGATTTTCCTCAACAGCATCCTCTTCGTGCTGGGCTTTGCGGTGGTGTTTTCACTGCTTGGCGTGCTTCTGCAAAGCGTTCTCCTGAATGTAGCGTACGACGTGCGCACATATCTGGGATATGTCGGTGGCATCGTGATAATCTTCTTCGGCCTCGTGCTGTTGGGCATAATAAAAATTGACGCATTGCAGGCGCCGCACACATTGAAGCTCAAGAAGGCAAAGTCCGGAAACGCGCAATACGGTTTCTCGTTTCTTTTCGGTGCCGCGTTTGCGGTGGGCTGGACGCCGTGCGTCGGCCCGATTCTCGGGACAATCCTCACGCTTGCGGCAACAAAGCCCGAAACCGCGTTCCCGCTCATGCTGACCTATTCGGTCGGCCTCGGCATCCCCTTCCTTCTTGCGGGCTTCTTCTTTTCGCGCGCCACACGCTTCATCGAGCGCATCAGCCCGTGGCTCAAATGGTTCAACCTCATTTTCGGCGTTCTTCTGATAATCCTCGGCATACTGGTTTTCACAAACCAGCTCGGAGTCATTGCAAACCTGTGGGTGCCGCAGGACATGCTTGTGGGCGGATAG
- a CDS encoding thioredoxin family protein: protein MGKKHGKILAALLLASMAFVLGCIQTSGTQADSAAPDSGGAMQGGPAADGSDGGAMPGAATQNSSYVPFSQAAYEQAKAGGKIIFLEFYANWCPTCAQQKPVLESTFQELDGGKVIAFQVNYNDSDTDDSERALAKKFGITYQHTHIITNASEEVLLRGVGQWSREEIIKNTGSVN, encoded by the coding sequence ATGGGCAAAAAACACGGAAAAATTCTTGCGGCACTGCTTCTGGCATCAATGGCATTTGTTCTTGGCTGCATCCAAACTTCCGGCACGCAGGCGGACAGCGCCGCACCGGATTCCGGCGGCGCGATGCAGGGCGGTCCCGCGGCTGACGGCAGTGATGGCGGCGCAATGCCCGGCGCCGCAACGCAGAATTCGTCTTACGTGCCGTTCTCGCAGGCCGCCTACGAGCAGGCAAAGGCTGGCGGGAAAATAATTTTCCTCGAGTTTTACGCGAACTGGTGCCCGACGTGCGCACAGCAGAAACCCGTCCTTGAAAGCACGTTCCAGGAACTTGACGGCGGAAAAGTGATTGCCTTCCAGGTAAACTATAACGATTCCGACACCGATGACAGCGAAAGGGCGCTTGCGAAAAAGTTCGGCATAACGTACCAGCACACGCACATTATAACCAATGCAAGCGAAGAGGTTCTGCTGAGGGGCGTGGGCCAGTGGAGCAGGGAAGAGATAATAAAAAACACGGGCTCCGTAAACTGA
- a CDS encoding winged helix-turn-helix transcriptional regulator — protein sequence MLYDSRLFRRNVWYLLGATRGGPMRAKIMHSLMGRPLNPNQLSERLGVDYKTARHHLDVLKKHNWVTSSMDKYGELFFPAFTDEQCEVFAEIWTQLGKNFKNQEQR from the coding sequence ATGCTGTATGATTCAAGGCTTTTCAGGCGCAATGTCTGGTATCTGCTTGGTGCCACGCGCGGCGGGCCGATGCGCGCAAAAATAATGCATTCGCTAATGGGCCGGCCCCTGAATCCGAACCAGCTTTCGGAAAGGCTGGGCGTCGACTACAAGACCGCAAGGCATCACCTTGACGTCCTGAAAAAGCACAACTGGGTAACAAGCAGCATGGACAAATACGGCGAGCTGTTCTTTCCGGCCTTCACCGACGAACAGTGCGAGGTTTTTGCGGAAATCTGGACCCAATTGGGAAAAAACTTTAAAAATCAGGAACAGCGTTGA
- a CDS encoding iron-sulfur cluster assembly accessory protein, whose protein sequence is MTKSTTKKGHAKTKTETVRIDKNWTVGDIVSRFPSSAEIMLGHGLHCVGCGVAYWETLEQGGKGHGMSDEEIGQIVNEINAAAKDMKTSSDGESLTVTGKAIAKIKDFQEKNGHKKGLRIGVVAGGCSGMTYRLSFEDKPVEGDREVEIDGVKFFIEGRNYGMLKGITIDFLESLQGAGFKINNPNATKSCGCGESFG, encoded by the coding sequence ATGACGAAATCCACGACAAAAAAAGGGCACGCCAAAACAAAAACCGAAACTGTCCGGATTGACAAGAACTGGACGGTCGGCGACATTGTAAGCAGGTTCCCGTCCAGCGCAGAAATCATGCTGGGCCACGGCCTGCACTGCGTCGGCTGCGGCGTTGCGTACTGGGAAACCCTTGAACAGGGCGGAAAAGGCCACGGCATGTCCGACGAGGAAATAGGACAGATAGTCAACGAAATCAACGCCGCGGCAAAGGACATGAAGACCAGCTCGGACGGCGAATCGCTCACGGTTACAGGAAAAGCCATTGCAAAGATAAAGGACTTCCAGGAAAAAAACGGCCACAAGAAAGGCCTGCGCATCGGCGTTGTGGCCGGCGGATGCTCCGGCATGACCTACAGGCTTTCATTCGAAGACAAGCCCGTCGAAGGCGACAGGGAAGTTGAAATCGACGGCGTCAAATTCTTCATCGAAGGCAGGAACTACGGCATGCTCAAAGGCATCACAATAGACTTTTTGGAATCACTGCAGGGCGCCGGCTTCAAAATCAACAACCCGAACGCAACCAAAAGCTGCGGCTGCGGGGAAAGCTTCGGCTAG